In Setaria italica strain Yugu1 chromosome IX, Setaria_italica_v2.0, whole genome shotgun sequence, the genomic stretch AATTCGAAAGGAGAATGGCTTTCAGTAAACAGCAGGTCCAGAAGTTATACATCGTCACCCAATGCTATTTCTGACAATGGTTTCTATAATGACGTTAAAATTGTGGTTGCAGATTGCTAGCTTCATCAAAACCCACATTTTCAGTCGGAGGCGTCCTATCGATGGCTGGAAGTACATGATTGAAGAGATTGGCCCAAAcgcaagaaaaggaaaggggagCGTCCAAAGGCTACCAAGTGTGACTGATCCTGCAACCCAGTCATACATAGAAGACACTCCTGCGATTGCCTCAAATTCCTCCTTCAGAGGAAATCGGCCACAGTGATATGCAGTAAAATCACCCCCTTGCCTAATTTCATTGGTATAGTGCAAACAAGCttgggcttttttttttaatcttaaaATGTATGGTGGATAATTCCTTGTTGATAGCTGAGAACAGGCTGAATGTGATCCTTTCCAATTAACCAGCAATCGAAGCGTCTAAGCTTATAACTCTAGTTGGCATTATCACACGTTATACAACATTATGGTATGATTGCCATCGTTATAAGCTTTATCGGAACATTGATCATGCCAGACTCGTAGCCTGTAACTTCAGCATGCAAAGTGGCAACAAGATCAATCTGCAATTCTGCTTTTGCTGAGATTTATCAACAAAACTTACAAGGCGAGGGCGCTATTGCAATCAGAATACAACAAAAAATGTGGGATGAGGGCAAGGGAATCCTATCTAAAATCCGTCTCGCCGAGGGACTGCTTAGGAGTTAAGAGGCCATGAGAGATGGTCACCGGCAAAAGGCCCGTTTATCCTTCGGTACCTCCATCAGCGGAATGGCACCAGCGAAATAATAGAATCACAACTAGGTCCCACATAATTTACTCTCCTTCTATGtgaattttttatattttcaatAACCAACATGTACTGCCGATTTCAAACGCAGCCAGGGGCCAAGTTATCCGTGTGACTGGAGAAAAGTAATGTTATCCAAACATTGTTAGCTGCTCGTCATGGCTGATAAAAGAACAATGACCTCTAAGCTAGTAACTTTGCTAGTTCATCCACTCTTAAGGTACCTTGTGGAACCACATCCGATAGGAACTCTTGCGCACGGCCATTTGTCCGCATTGCCAAACATCCATTGGCATTATCTTTCTTTTCAATATGACTGCTGGATAGTTTATTTTCTACAAGATGCTTTTTAATTTTTACTTGCTTGTCTAGCCCATTTCTCCTGGCACTGGTCTTAGTTTGAGTACGCTTGAAAACCAGTTCACGTGGAATTGACTTTGTGAATGCAACGCACTTTTGATAGACCAGATCTGAATCAACAAACTCATTCTCACTCAGAACAAGTGCCCTGCCACTGTCAATGGCCTGTTCCAAAAGGCATAACACTCCCACCATATAAGAAGGCCGCACTTCAGAACTACTATTGAGAACATCCGTACCTTCTATACCTTCGTTGCCTTTCCTCTTAGTTTCCAAATCATCACCTATGCTTGTTACACCAGGGTGTGGTTCTAAATCATCTGGACAGTGTTCAGATCTTGCAGAATGATCAAGGGACTTCTCAACCAGACCTCTATTAGTGTCTGCTGAGGGTTCAGTTCCAGATATACCTGTAGAATGAAACAATCCAGGGACTTCTACTGCAGAACTCAGCACCATATCAGTGCCATGATTAAGCTTCATGGTACCTTTCAACTCTTGTTCAGCTTGACCCAAGTTGCAGTTCTTGTGAGATGTTGCAATACTGGCCAACTCAATCTCGGTTAAAACAGTTCCTGAATGTCTAACCTTTTCATTAAATTCTTCACCACTAAAATGTTCATCCGCCTTTGTCACTTCAAAATTATTTTCTTCTAATGGAGGAAGAGATGATTTCCAATCACTTCCCCTCCACATCAGTATATGTTCAAACTCAAAAGACAGTAAGATACATGGTACTAGATCCTGTAAAGGTAGAGTTCATCAActtttgaacaaaaaaaaaaatccataacCAAACAGTATTCTTCAAGATTTTTCGAACCTTTAGTTTAGCTCCAATTTTCCTGCAATCACTTTTGTTTAGACCTGAGCAATCAACACGGACAAGATCACATGCTTCAAATGCTTCTCTAACTTGCTTCACAAGGTTAACATAAACACCATTTTTCCCTATAAAAATTGGATGAGTAAATGAGTGAGCAAAGAGTTAGGAATGCAGAATTACTGAATGATACAATGCAGCATTAGTATATGCCCTTCAAATGTGAATTTGCTGAGCCTTGTACTCATCAAATTGTTGCTTCCAGTGCACAGTGAGTGAGAGGCATTGAAAGGTTACTGCCTGTGCACAATGAGCTGATGGCATTGAAAGGCCATTCTCACCACATGGCGGTACAAAAACAGGAGGAAGGCATGAAAATCAGAATACGTGCGTCAAAGCCTTACACAATATATCAGATGGATTCAACAATTGATGCTAGTCCAAGAATATGGTTTACCATACTAATTGGCAGTTATAGTGGTTTTTCCCGATTAAAGACAAACTgcgggaggggggggggcatgAAATCTTCTGCGTATCCAAAATTCAAAACAGTTTGAAGCAACCATTACTCCGAAGAGAAGAAGTTTCATGAACACGTGGACAGGAAGAAGGAAACTTGGCCTTACCAAGTCTGCAAATTGGCGGTAATTGATTTCCTCTCATTCGCATTTCTGCGGCCTCATCTGGAGTTAAGCCATCTGGGACCTTCTTAACAAGGCGAGGGTACACTGGTGCAACAGGTTTCCAGAGCATAAGAGGAAAACTTGGGCGAGTCCTGTAATTGTAGTTTCTACCACGAAAAAGAAATATGACACCCCCTTGGCGGTGTATTACTTTTCCTCCAACTTTTTCCTGTTGCAGTATAAGATAAAGTTATCAAAACAGGGATAAGAATCATGCAACTGCAGGAAGGAGATCAGTAGTCATTATGGATCTGTTTAGTTCTCACTGAGGTTTGCCGTGCCGCAACTGCAACGTGCTGCAGCTCTGTTCGCCAATACTCACCTAAACTGTGGCACCGGGTTTCAACGGCGGAGTTTGGCAGTTGTGGTGCGGATAACCTCAGCGAGAACGAAACAGAACCTATATCTGTAACTACGGTGACTTCTAAAATTATGTGTGATGTATTTGTCTCAAGGAGCAAACATGAGCCTTTCAAGAATGAGAAAATATTAGCGGTAGGCGCATGAGACCATATTGTTGAACATATAAAAACTCAACCACATCCTTCAGATCTAATCTGAGAGGCCCAAGTTAGAGAAGTGGTATTTCTGTACTGTACACCCTCTGAGAAATTCACCTGAACTTCTCTTTACTGTTATGCTCTAGATGTAGAAGCCCAGAAAAAAGAATTATGGTTCAAGGCGACTACCATGCTCGTTATTCCGATACATCTAGTGCTAGCATGAGGTTAAACCAGAAAAAGTACTCAGTTCATTAAAAGCCAATTTCTCTTTCATGAAAAGTTTTATAACTTTTGTGGGGGGGATTGTTAGCAAAATATATTCATAGAAATCTTTTCCTTAAAACAGTTACAATTTAGAAACTCCATTGCTACTCCCTcttttccaaattatagttcatTGTAGCTTTGTCCTAACTCAAACTTTTcctaaatttgaccaaatttataagGAAAAGGCACCAGCATTTACAACATCCAATCAGTTTCATTAAATCTACCATGAAATATGTTTTGATTATGCATTTATCTTGGTACTATAGATGTTAGTCTATTTTTCtaaaaacttgatcaaagttagagtagtttgacttaggacaaagctAAAGTGAACTATAATTTGGTACGCAAGGAGTACATAAATATATTTATTAGCTAAAGTAATCTTTTCCTAGCAGCAGAGTGCTTCATAGCTTCAGTAGCCTAATACACTCACAGCTTCAGTAGCCTAATACACACGTACATACTCTGGGTTCCAAAATTGATAATCCTTCAAGAACTTTTGTTTTCTAAAATACATGACTTGATGTGTTTGGCGATGATCTGTTGATCCGTGACTATGCTACTGGAGGGGCACACCTGGGTTGTACTTTGGGACCAAAGATCGGAAAATTCTATATGTCAAGGGTGTAATTTGGTCTTAGGATAGTGCAAATTCTGCCTGCCTCTCCAGGAATTTACTTATCTATTGGTGTTTTCACACCTTGACTGGATTACATTCTATTTGTGTATTGATATCATTATTGACTCAGCTCGATTAACACAAACAACTTTGTCAAAAAGAAGGGAAATGAGCTAGCTACCTCTAGCTGCTGGCAGACATTATCCATATCCACTGTACAGACACCTTTGCATTTTATCTTGCaaactctctttctcttccAATGTGAATGAATGTTCTCCAGCATATTGTGCGTCAAACCATCCCTACCTGCAGAAGTCAAAAGGAGACCAGAAATTACAGCAGGCAAAACTCCAAGTATATGCTTCAGAGCCCATGCGCACAAAGCCAACATGCAATAGCAATCCACATCGGCACATCCTAATCCTGCAACACGCGACAGTTGAATCCACGACATGAGAGGGAACCCACCCATATTGAGCTGTCGATTGGTCTTGAGGCTCCCTTTGACGAGTTCGGCGACCTCTTCCTTTGTGAGGGGCTCCCCGAGCACCTCCTCTCGTGACGCCGCTTGGTACCTCGGCTCCATCCCGGCGAGGAACGGCCCCGGTGACTGCACGGGCTTCACCCCCTTCTTGCCCGGTTGTGGCAGCACGAACGAGTCGAACTCCGGCAGCTCCTTGCGGCTCTTCGGCAGCGGCTTCCTCCCCGTCCACGGGCGCGGCGTGGCCTCGGGCCCGAACGGCAGGAACGGGGCCTCACGGAGCGCAACgggccgcgcgcgcggggccTCGGTGTAGCTGTACTGGAACTCGAACGGCGCGCCGTCGAGGCGGTAGGAGAGGCCGCGGTCGGTGACGCGGACTCCGGCGGCGGGCTCCTCGGTGTCCGGGACGGGGATCTTCTTGGCACGACCCCGCGCGGCTGCGGAGAAGGCCGGATGCGAAGCGGCATGGTGCCGGCGGCGCTTCGGGTCGGCGGGAGGTTGCTTGGGGTGGGAGAGGTCGAGGCGGATGGAGGCAGGCAGCCGTGGATGGGATTGCTGTGCCGGGGCGAGGAGCGAGCGACAGCTGAAGGGGGCGGCAGTCGCCATGGATGGGATTGCCTGCAAGGCGGACTGCTGcttccttttcatttctttaCCTCGTAAAAAAGATAAGGGTTCGTTTGGTTGTGGCCTTCTGGGCCAGGGATCGTCGAATTGGAAATGGGCTTCGGCGCTTCGCTAAATGCCGCTGTGTTTGGATGTCACCGGAACGTTCTCCAATAAACCATCACCTTGCAATTTCACTGGCATAGTGCAAACAGgcttgcttttctttttgtctcAAAATGTATGGCGGATAATTCCTTTTGGAGAGCTGAGAACATGGGCACATGGCTGAATGTGATCCTTCCTAATTAATCAGTAATCAAAGCGTCCAAGCTTATTAAATACTATactccctttgttccaaaatgtatgtcgttttgacttttttagatacatagattttcctatatatctagacataaccgtgcatagcaaaatctatgtacctagaaaatccaaaaaatccaaaacgatctacattttggaacggagggagtacaatagTTGATATTATCAGATGTTATACAGCATCCTGGTATAATTGCCATTGGCCACATTGTTATAAGCTTTATCGAAAACATTGATCATGCCAGACTCGTAGATTGTAACTTCAGCATGCAAAGTTGCAACAAGGTCAATCTGCATTTGCAGAGATTTATCAACAATTGCAAGGGGAGGGTGCTATTTCCATCAGAGTAAAATTTATCGTTCTGAGATCCAAAATGGAGATTCATATTTACATGCGCACAGCTTGTGCTGTCAGTACATCCAATAGGCTCAGAAACAGAAACTCTTTAGAttgttggagttggagctgaTCCACTCAGTCTCTACCTGTGCTAGTCTccttgctgctgctggttgtgCTGCTACTGCATTGCTCATCCTCCATTCTTGGAAGCCCAGAAAACAAGGTTACTGGCCACGAGGCTGATTGTGGTGGGTACCTTGCCTGTGGTCGTGCCACATGGTTGGGAGCCTCCTGGTCTTCTGATCGCTCGTGAACTTCGACAGATTCAGCTCCTGGGAAGAGCTTCAGTTCCAGTGATGGTGGTGTGGCGTAGGACTGCTCGATCACTGCTGATGGTGCCAGTGGCGGCTGCAAGGGGAATACAGTGCTTGCGATGGTGGGTGGTTGCATTGCCTGCTGGGATGAGAATACTGCACTTGCAGGGTGAGGAACAGGGGGATTCAATCCAGCGTTGCCATGGCCCCAATCCGCTGGATTGCTGGAAGTCCGCATTCTCAACTCGTCTTGAAGCTCTGAAATTTCTTTGCGGAGCACACCGTTCTCATCCTGCAGCTCATTTCTCTCTATTGCAACCTGTTTGtgcaaaaaggaaaacagaTTGAATAATGGTTGAATCATGCTGGAAAATGCAACAAATGTAGTGTGACAAGCCAAATATTATGCATATTAAAGAAGAGTTGGCTTAAGAGTCTAGGCATTTGTACAAAGCATTTACAGTAGATAAAATCAGATAACAATTCTTAATCAAGTTTGTTAGATAAGGGTTATTACTACAACTGCCAAAAATAATTGAATACTAGTTTACATATTAGAAAAAACCTTACATAATGAGATTCATTCTGCAGGTTGCTATGTTCCTTTCGAAGAGATTCTACTTGAAGAAGCAGATCTCTTAGTATCCGAGTAGTATCAGTTAGTATGCATGCTTTCCCATTGTTCTGCCTATCTGCTTCTGCAAAGAGATGTTACACGTGAATTGTGATCAGAAAATGTCCTACAGGAAAAATGAGCAGTAAGAAATCACTACGAATACAAAGCAAAGAGCAGGTTAAGTCTAAAACCCCAAAGTAAATGGTTTTGTAAAAATCAGCAAACGCTTCATACATTCATAGTGATATGTGCTTGGGCTCTTCTAGAGAAGACCGCTTTATATGCTAATCTAGGAGGCAGAACTTCAGTTGATTGTTTTGTGTATAATTTTCTATCAATCCAAAACTTTTACAAACAATATACTTTGACATGTTGCAGAACCATCTAAGCTCTGTTGTACCCAACAAAATTTTGACACCAGTAAGACTGACAACCCCTGCATCTGGGTTCAATTGCATCTTATTTTTAACTGAAACAGCCACATCTAAGAGAAGTGGTCTGTGGCATCTCATACTGCATACCATGATGCAGATTGAGAAACATCAAACAATAAACATGAACTCTGCAGCAACACTGAGACTATGAATATTAGCCTATGAATGCTCACCTAGCATATTACCCAGCTCAACGAAGAGATCATTTAGGTGGTCGCGTTTAAGCTTCTCCCTCTCAGCCTTGTGAACCTTCCTCGGGGCCGCCTTCTTGCACTTCTTGCCAGCGATAGGCCTGCACAAGGTCAAAACAGAATTGCATCTTCAGCAACAGAGCAACATTTCCATGTCAAACCCAATTTCCCATGACGAAACGGAGGACTCAAATTGCTAGCAATTAAAAATTCGATTCAACTGATGGTAGTTATGCAGAAGTTCAGTGCTTTATCCTACATTAGTTTGTTACAGCAATGATCTTCTCGACTACCCAGCTCTGTTCATTTAATAATCTGCACCGGAAGCATCTGAAGCTAAGGATACACTTCCAAAGTCTATACTGAAGAAGCTCTCCAACACAGCACCCAATGAAACCACCAAAGGAACGAAATTTGGAACATCCCCAAGAGGAAACTCCAAGCTTAAAGTCTCTTACCCATGGAGCAGCTTATCGGCGGCAGCCGTGCtgacggcggtggcgacgctCCCCCTCTCTGATGGAACCATCGCGGCTGGCCAAATCTTTGAACCAACCTCCTCTCCCCCCCCAGCAGTCTGCAGATACCGACGAACCAATAAGCCACCAGTCAATCAACCAAGAACCAACCCATCAATCTCTCCTAGTCCAAACTCCGAACCAAACAGAAAGAGGACGTAGGACGCGAGAGGCGCACCTCCAATCGAATGAGAAGGCGCGAGGACGACGGCAGCGAGGCGTCCGGATTCGGGTTCCTGCGGAGGGCGCTCGATGCGGGTCAGGCAGGAACAGTTGGCTTCCGCCTTCGCTGCTcgtgggaggaggagaagaaaagggGGGAGAGATAGCGGCGGAGGGCGGTGGGGGTCCCGCGCGGCCACGTAACGGCTCGTGCCGTCCCCGTTGGGTGCCGGTGGCGTCGGATGGGTCTGTGGCCCTGCGGGCCATGAGCCCGGTGGAGCCCGCGCGTCGGTGGCTGCGGGTGCGTgacgcgggaggcggcgggagaggaggcGGGCACGGGGGCGCGAGTGGGCGCGTGGCTGGCACCCTCCGGCGCTACAGGCCGGAGCGTGCCGCTGCGTGCTCTTCGCCTCAGCGCACGCGCCCTCCCATTGCAGGGCCTCTGCTCACCTCACCTCAGCCTACgttaattttatttcttttgagGCCGGTTCACTATATCTATCGAACGATTCTATACAGGCGGTCCCGATGGAATCCAACCGGGAATCTGGCCCCTCTTGGGATACAAGAAATGTAATGGCACCAAACATTATGTCTCGTCATGTATTTGTCCTCTCTCTCTAGGAGGGATTCAAAATCATTTGAATGgattcctttctctctcctcaaaTGTAGATTCGGTGAAGGAAAGCGGCGGTGCCCAAGACGTGCGGCAGGGCAcgggcggccgacggcggcaaGCTTCGCAAGGGTGGCGCCCTGGCGGTGTTATTGGCAGTCGGTTAGCACGTTATTCATGGACAGGAAGTGTACACATCGTAGTTTTTCTGTGGATCAGCAGCGAACTGGCTAAAATCTTCTATCTAGTCTAATAGATCTATCCTAACATAAAGCATCGATTGCATACGAGGGATAAACCTGTAGATACATATAAGATAGCATAATCAAGGGTAACAACATCCTATCgccttctagttgtagttctagctaacGAGCAAGCACATCATACATCttatccaaagcaatctttaaactactacctctggTAAACCTCTCGAAAACTCCCACCCTACACGGAAGCGGTGAAAGTGCACCTAgacccctaagtgggttttgatgaattgaatgacaaaatgattaaaggactaacttgtttgcttaagaTTATGAGCGAGAttttattctcatatttatgatgCAATATTATCTCATATGTTAAATATGTATTATATGGCTCACAATAAAGAAAAACAAGCAAGTATGTGATCCCGTGATGCAATTATATGATAAATGGCAAGCAAGGCTGAAGTAAAACTTGGGATATGTTTTATGGTTGATCTATAAGTCTCCAAATCATGTGATACCTTGATTGACAAGTAAAGGGATCATTAAGAAAAGAACAGTgatattcacaaatggatatTGGAAGACTTCATGTACATATGATAAAAAGACATGAGCTTATGTGTTACATATTGGTCTTGTTATTGAAAGTTTGCAATTCATGAGAtattctttatcaatcaagaatGAGCATTTGAAGAGGGTTTCAAATGGAATTTCATTGTTGGTgtcaaaagcaaagctaaacttaAAGTGGCAAGAgtaggtgaagaaatcaagcgacgTACTAGAGCGAGGGACTAAGCAAGGTTTGGTCAAGCGACAGTTTGGACTATGTGtattttgctaaggtgaagtggctagtatcgGGGGGTTTCGAAGTATCGTATCTAATCCTTACTgagggaagcaatgcaatgcatctaatctattatgattgataaaatggagtgacttaagAATTTGACTATATCTTATCATGAACGAGGGAAAATCTTAAGTCACTAGTtcaagatggatgtgctcaagatgatagctaTATTGAGAGCCCTCAAGTGACTATTGATCAAAGTATTGTACGGATGAAGACTTATaagctcaagtggatgatatagtatttatatttattcttgagtataggtatgccgtactatcaagagggatgcaacattagctaattgacaacactaaaagtgctcttagttgacctatgtgagATTGGCCTTGAGAAAACCCTTGAGCGAGCTAATTGTTCTGGCTCAGCTGATTTAAGTCGATTCAACCAGTAGGTGGACCGAGTAAGTGTCTTTGGAGGTTTTTGGGACTAACTCAGCCAAACTGACCGGTTTGGTAGACCGATCTGACCGGTCTAGGGGATCAGGGCACCAACAGCTAGTTTTTCAAACCAGACCGGTCTGGCAACCAGTATGTTTGGTTTGAGCAACTCTAACGACTAGTTTCTAGTGCGTGGGAGTATTTGTACCCCTTGGTCCCCTCCTTGAGGGCTGCTGGTTACACACGCATTTGACATCATCTAGTGACCAgaaaagctctccccaacctctctttgtgagacttgagtgattCTTGAGAAATTTTTGAGTTGGGTTGAGATAGCGATCTTGTGTGAGAATTAGTGAGCTGAAAAAAGCAATCCgtagcttgagcacttgtggtttgCATCAACAAAggttttgaagcatttgttactcttggaggtgtgcctcctagacggctaggcatcgccggctagctcccaaggtgtggtgagcagtggcaagtttgtgagggctatgatcttgcctccgcaaggaaaaagatcatctagtggaggtgaggaaagtggttgaaagagactcggcttgttggaagggagttgaaaaagactcgtattccaataggctcctcaacggagatgtaggattcattgcagtgaatctgaacttcgaaTAAACAAATCATCGTGTTTTCCTTTGGTTTGTCtcacttgttgatttctagcaaattacttgTACTTCCGCTTCGATCTACTTGGATGTACTTACCTTGTGTGCGGGAACTACTTTACCCTAGCCAAATATCATCTACAAAAGCCACTCTCAAAGTTCAGTTGGTGCTAGAAGTCAAGGAGGAACATGAGCAGAACTTGGTGTGTATTCTGCCCTgtaccggtctgaccggtcagagcaactggtctgaccggtcagagcaactggtctgaccggtttggctTGGGCAGTGCTACTGAGTGGGTTGAAGTTTTACAAATTAGTCAactcgcctattcacccccctctaggcgacatcTCGGTCCTTTCAAGCAGATCCCGTCACAATCCTCCTATCGGCgcaggcagtttaagggcacaACCACAAGGTGAATATGTCTAGCTATCATGAAGGGTTAACATATCAGATCTAATCATCATGATTATAGTCCAACCATGAATTAGACTAAGGGACAAGCATATTCAAGGTAGATAGAAAGCATAAAAGAAGATGTTGAGTCGCTAATAGATCGGATGGCATGAAAAATATTGCtcatataatagatgtattaGATCATCACATTCAagtacataccattgatgatcacaagtatctcctgaactccaccatggcacaaccgtgTAGGAAGGTCATGGCAGCTAGGTTtcggcctaagccatctcctagacaactccgaagacttgcagcggccgTCAGGTCCCTCTGGTGAATACCCTAGGTTTCGtcaagttctggtggatggatgcgCGTGC encodes the following:
- the LOC101761094 gene encoding CRS2-associated factor 1, chloroplastic — its product is MKRKQQSALQAIPSMATAAPFSCRSLLAPAQQSHPRLPASIRLDLSHPKQPPADPKRRRHHAASHPAFSAAARGRAKKIPVPDTEEPAAGVRVTDRGLSYRLDGAPFEFQYSYTEAPRARPVALREAPFLPFGPEATPRPWTGRKPLPKSRKELPEFDSFVLPQPGKKGVKPVQSPGPFLAGMEPRYQAASREEVLGEPLTKEEVAELVKGSLKTNRQLNMGRDGLTHNMLENIHSHWKRKRVCKIKCKGVCTVDMDNVCQQLEEKVGGKVIHRQGGVIFLFRGRNYNYRTRPSFPLMLWKPVAPVYPRLVKKVPDGLTPDEAAEMRMRGNQLPPICRLGKNGVYVNLVKQVREAFEACDLVRVDCSGLNKSDCRKIGAKLKDLVPCILLSFEFEHILMWRGSDWKSSLPPLEENNFEVTKADEHFSGEEFNEKVRHSGTVLTEIELASIATSHKNCNLGQAEQELKGTMKLNHGTDMVLSSAVEVPGLFHSTGISGTEPSADTNRGLVEKSLDHSARSEHCPDDLEPHPGVTSIGDDLETKRKGNEGIEGTDVLNSSSEVRPSYMVGVLCLLEQAIDSGRALVLSENEFVDSDLVYQKCVAFTKSIPRELVFKRTQTKTSARRNGLDKQVKIKKHLVENKLSSSHIEKKDNANGCLAMRTNGRAQEFLSDVVPQGTLRVDELAKLLA
- the LOC101761750 gene encoding transcription factor BHLH062, which translates into the protein MVPSERGSVATAVSTAAADKLLHGPIAGKKCKKAAPRKVHKAEREKLKRDHLNDLFVELGNMLEADRQNNGKACILTDTTRILRDLLLQVESLRKEHSNLQNESHYVAIERNELQDENGVLRKEISELQDELRMRTSSNPADWGHGNAGLNPPVPHPASAVFSSQQAMQPPTIASTVFPLQPPLAPSAVIEQSYATPPSLELKLFPGAESVEVHERSEDQEAPNHVARPQARYPPQSASWPVTLFSGLPRMEDEQCSSSTTSSSKETSTGRD